The following is a genomic window from Clostridium sp..
AAGACAAAATAATAGATATTCACATTCCATTTTTGAGTAAGGGCGATAAATTTTCAGTTATAGTATGTATCGAAAATCAACGTGCAGTAAATGCCAAACCTATTGTTGTACTCAGGTCACCTGAAAATTTCAAGAGAATAAATTCCATATATCAAATTGGGATTCTATCCTCATTGTTCAAAAGGAGACAAAATACAGGGCAGGCAATGGCAAATAGCACAAACAGGCCACCAATTGAAAATAAAAGAATAAGTGGAAAACCCGGTATCAGTAAAAAAGCTCTGTTATCTATCGTGTCAATCATGTTGGTTGTGATTGTGGGAATAATGGTAAAATCTTATTTCAAAGGATTACCTTCAAATACACGAACACCTGCTGTAAATACAAATACTTCAAAACAGTCAACTGATTCGTCAGGATCATCATATGGCAATACGGGAAATACAAATAGTAAAACATCACAAACGGATAAATCTGAAAATACAGGCACGAAAGCATCCAAAACTGGTTCCTATGGAAATACGGATTCAAAATCATCAACAGGAAATTCCGGTACAAAAACACCTGAAACAAAATCATCCGGCAATTCTGATATAAACAAAACTCCGGCAGACTCATCCGGGAACTCGGATAAAGGAACACAGACAGGAGATTCATCCGGAACATCTGGAACATCTGGAAATTCTGATACAAAAACACAGACACAGACGACAGGATCATCCGGCGGATCATCTGGAAATTCCGATACCCAGACTCCTCCAGCATCATCCGGAAATACAGGCAACTAAAAAATCCTGACAGTCAATACATCAGACTGCCAGGTAAATTAATTTTCATTATTTAAAAACTTCCAATGCCTTAAGAAAATCCCCTATCAGATCCTCACCTTTTTCTATTCCTACAGATACTCTTATCAGCCCGTATGTTATTCCCATTTCTAGTCTTTTTTCTTCGGGCACATCATAGTGTGAAGACATAACAGGATGAGAAATGGTTGTCCTGTATCCTCCCAATGTCATGGCATAATGGGCAAGCTTGAGTTTTCTCATGAATCGATTGATTTTCTCTTTATCATCAGACAATACAAAACTCAGCATTCCACCAAATTTGTCATCAAACAACCTCTTTGCCAGCTCATGCTGAGGATGTTTCTCCAAGCTTGGATGATTAACTTTCAACACATATGGACAATCATCCAGGGCTTTTGCAAGCATTGCTGCATTTGACATCTGCTTTTCTACACGAAGTGACATTGTTCGCATGCCCCTTTGAACAAGCCATGAAGTAAATGCATCCGCTGAAGTACCAAGCAATACCTGCAGATCATAGGCTTTTTTTATGAGTTCTTTGCTGCCTGTGGCCGATCCACATACGGCATCACTATGTCCGTTTGCAAATTTCGTGAGGCTGTTCACTGTAACATCGGCTCCATGTTCAATAGGTCTGAAAGCAACTGATGTCATAAATGTATTATCCACAATCAGCAAAGCATTATTCCTATGAGCTATATGTGATATCTCATCTATATCAACGACAGTAATCATCGGATTTGAAACTGTTTCTGTATAAAGTACTTTGGTATTGTCCTTCATGGAATTTTTCACTTCATCAACATTTGTAAAATCTACATATGTTACATCGATACCGTACTTCGGCAGAACTTTACTGAATATATCTATAGTTTCTCCATACAGAGTCTTATCTGAAAGAACATGATCTCCCTGTTTGACTATAGATAAAATTGTTGTAGAAATTGCAGCCATTCCTGAACTGCATATAATAGAATCTTCTCCTTTTTCAAGATATGTCATAAGTTCAATCAGCGCACTTCTATTCGGATTCCTGTTTCTGTTATAGCAAAAACCTCCGACATCATATCTCTCCTGCAATTCTTGAAGATCCTGCACATTAAAGGCAGTTGTCAGATAAATCGGAGCAGTTTCCGGATTTGAGGCCAGTTTATTTATATATGCTCCTTGTCTCATTAATTCTGTCTCAAATGAAAATTCTTTATCCATATCTTTAAACACAAATATACCTCCTCATTTCACCACACTAAAGTATTTTGCTCAAAAAAGCTTTTGTTCTCTCTTTCTGTGGATTATCAAACAACTCAGATGGAGTATTTTGTTCAATAATGTATCCACCATCCATGAATATAATCCTGTCTCCTACCTCTCTGGCAAATCCCATTTCATGAGTGACAACAATCATTGTCATTCCATCCTTTGCCAGCTGTTTCATAACATCCAGAACCTCTCCAACCATCTCGGGGTCCAATGCAGAAGTCGGTTCATCAAACAGCATTACTTCAGGCTCCATTGCAAGTGCTCTGGCTATTGCTATACGCTGTTTCTGACCTCCTGAAAGAGAATTTGGATATTCGTCGGCCTTATCCCTGAGTCCCACTTTTCCAAGTAGTTCCATAGCCTTCTCCCTTGCATCTTTCTCTCCGACTTTTTTTACTTTCATAGGCGAAATCATGATATTTTTAAGCACACTCATATGTGGGAACAAATTGAAATCCTGAAATACCATACCCACCTTCTCTCTGATTTTATTTATGTCGGTTTCTTTGGACATTACGTCGACATCATCTATATATATATGCCCTTCTGTAGGGTCTTCCAGCTTGTTTATACATCTTAGAAAAGTTGATTTTCCAGCTCCGGAAGCACCTATAATTACTACAACCTCACTGTCTTTGATTTCTACATTGATATCCTTTAAAATTTGATTTTCACCAAAGGATTTTTTTAAATGTTCAACTCTAATCATTTAGCATCCGATCTCCTTTCCAACCTGCTTACCAAACCGCTCATAGAAAGAGTAAGTACCAGATAAATAGCCGCGGATGCAAGATACGGTTCCCAGACCCTATAATATTGTGCATTCATTGCCTGAGCCCAGTACATCAATTCAGGTGTTGCTATTGTCGATGCAAGTGAGGAATCCTTTATTAAACTTACAAATTCGTTTCCAAGTGCAGGAAGTATACTTTTTAAAGCCTGAGGTAAAATAATATATCTCATTGACTGTGCATGTGTCATTCCAAGTGAACGCGATGCTTCCATCTGCCCTCTATGTACAGATTGAATACCAGCTCTTATTGTCTCTGCAATATAAGCCGCTGAATTCAAAGAAAGAGAAGCTATAGCCGCAATTACTCCATTTGTCTCTCCAATAACGGCAGGTATGACACCAAAGTTCATTATAAGTATTTGAACCAGCAATGGAGTTCCTCTAAAAAAGCCTACATAGCAGGTAAATATTGAAGATATCACTTTGTTTTTAGACATTTTTCCCAGACAAATTATCAGACCGATTATTGTTCCGAAAATAACTGCTGCAATTGATAATCCTATAGTAAGCAATGTACCAATTACAAGAAAATGAGAATATTCAGAAATAATATCAAATCTAAAGTTCATTGCACCCACTCCTTTAAAAATCATGTCTCAAGATATCAGTTCTGGGATTTCAGTTCCTCCATATTTGGATCAACCTTAAACCACTTTTTATATATAGACGAGAATTTTCCATTATCGTACAACTTGTTAAGTGCCTTATTAAAATCGGTTTTCAGTTTACTTCCTTTTGGAAATATAATTCCAAAGTATTCCGGAGAAAATGTTTTATTATCTTGAATAATGCTCAAACCTTCCTGTGAATTATTTGCAAGGAATGATCTATTGCTGGTATCGTCCCCTACAACTGCATCTGCTCCTCCATGTATAAGTTCCATATAAGACAATCCTGTTTTAACCTTTTTAATATTAGGATTATTTTTTCCGAGAAGTTTTTCCACTGCTTCCTGTCCTGTAGATCCGCTCTGTACTGCAACAGTTTTCCCTTTCAGATCCTTTCCGGATTTAATTGAGCTATCCTTTTTAACTAAAATACTCTGTCTCGATACAAAATAGGGAATTGAAAAATCATAGGTCTGTTTTCTGTCATCCGTTATGGTTATCCCCGATATACCAAGATCTGCTGTTTTATTGCCTATTTGTGTAAACATTGCATCCCAACCGACATTTTTAATTTCATAGTCATATCCTGCTTCTTTTGCAGCAGCTTTTATCAGATCAATATCAAATCCTACCAGATTGCCATTGTCTAAATACTCGAAGGGATTCCAATTAGCATAAGTGACTATTTTCAATTTTTTGGAATTGTTCGAATCAGTTTTGTTCGAGCTGCAACCAGCAAATGACAGTATAAAAACCGATAAAAAGAGCATGGCAAATATTTTCTTTTTCATTAATAAACACTCACTTTCATTTTCAATATCTTTATCAAATTTATATTATACACGTGTATATTATGAAAACATGTTAAAAATCAGCTGTATTTTTATATATATAATAAACTCTATTACTGCTATAGAGTCAACAATGTTTTTTTAATTTTATGTTTTTATTCCTGATTTATTAATAATTTAATATTCGTATATGCATTTTTTTATACTTTGTTCAAAAATATCAAA
Proteins encoded in this region:
- a CDS encoding amino acid ABC transporter ATP-binding protein, which translates into the protein MIRVEHLKKSFGENQILKDINVEIKDSEVVVIIGASGAGKSTFLRCINKLEDPTEGHIYIDDVDVMSKETDINKIREKVGMVFQDFNLFPHMSVLKNIMISPMKVKKVGEKDAREKAMELLGKVGLRDKADEYPNSLSGGQKQRIAIARALAMEPEVMLFDEPTSALDPEMVGEVLDVMKQLAKDGMTMIVVTHEMGFAREVGDRIIFMDGGYIIEQNTPSELFDNPQKERTKAFLSKIL
- a CDS encoding basic amino acid ABC transporter substrate-binding protein gives rise to the protein MKKKIFAMLFLSVFILSFAGCSSNKTDSNNSKKLKIVTYANWNPFEYLDNGNLVGFDIDLIKAAAKEAGYDYEIKNVGWDAMFTQIGNKTADLGISGITITDDRKQTYDFSIPYFVSRQSILVKKDSSIKSGKDLKGKTVAVQSGSTGQEAVEKLLGKNNPNIKKVKTGLSYMELIHGGADAVVGDDTSNRSFLANNSQEGLSIIQDNKTFSPEYFGIIFPKGSKLKTDFNKALNKLYDNGKFSSIYKKWFKVDPNMEELKSQN
- a CDS encoding amino acid ABC transporter permease; translation: MIFKGVGAMNFRFDIISEYSHFLVIGTLLTIGLSIAAVIFGTIIGLIICLGKMSKNKVISSIFTCYVGFFRGTPLLVQILIMNFGVIPAVIGETNGVIAAIASLSLNSAAYIAETIRAGIQSVHRGQMEASRSLGMTHAQSMRYIILPQALKSILPALGNEFVSLIKDSSLASTIATPELMYWAQAMNAQYYRVWEPYLASAAIYLVLTLSMSGLVSRLERRSDAK
- a CDS encoding trans-sulfuration enzyme family protein encodes the protein MFKDMDKEFSFETELMRQGAYINKLASNPETAPIYLTTAFNVQDLQELQERYDVGGFCYNRNRNPNRSALIELMTYLEKGEDSIICSSGMAAISTTILSIVKQGDHVLSDKTLYGETIDIFSKVLPKYGIDVTYVDFTNVDEVKNSMKDNTKVLYTETVSNPMITVVDIDEISHIAHRNNALLIVDNTFMTSVAFRPIEHGADVTVNSLTKFANGHSDAVCGSATGSKELIKKAYDLQVLLGTSADAFTSWLVQRGMRTMSLRVEKQMSNAAMLAKALDDCPYVLKVNHPSLEKHPQHELAKRLFDDKFGGMLSFVLSDDKEKINRFMRKLKLAHYAMTLGGYRTTISHPVMSSHYDVPEEKRLEMGITYGLIRVSVGIEKGEDLIGDFLKALEVFK